Proteins from one Chrysiogenia bacterium genomic window:
- a CDS encoding NUDIX hydrolase, which yields MASTIIPNCALTVDVVLFAFADNEPLKILLIERGRDPFAGSWALPGGFVDEGEDSQAAAARELEEETGVKLEGLEYVRSFSAPGRDPRGRTISEAFTAVLPAESLTIRAGDDAAKAQLFVLDELPPLAFDHAQIIDAARERIRQVFMRYDQRTIRAVRKARL from the coding sequence ATGGCAAGTACGATCATTCCCAACTGCGCGCTCACCGTCGACGTGGTGCTCTTCGCCTTTGCCGACAACGAGCCGCTCAAGATTCTGCTGATCGAGCGTGGGCGCGATCCCTTCGCAGGGAGCTGGGCGCTGCCCGGCGGTTTTGTCGACGAGGGCGAGGACTCGCAGGCCGCCGCCGCGCGCGAGCTTGAGGAAGAGACCGGGGTGAAATTGGAGGGTCTCGAATACGTGCGTTCGTTTTCCGCGCCGGGGCGCGACCCGCGTGGGCGCACCATCTCCGAGGCCTTCACCGCCGTCCTGCCGGCCGAGTCACTGACCATCCGCGCCGGTGACGACGCGGCAAAGGCGCAGCTCTTCGTGCTCGATGAGCTGCCGCCGCTGGCCTTCGATCACGCGCAGATCATCGACGCAGCAAGAGAGCGCATCCGTCAGGTTTTCATGCGCTACGACCAGCGCACCATTCGGGCGGTGCGCAAGGCGCGTCTCTAA
- a CDS encoding hypoxanthine phosphoribosyltransferase — AQRPASVRTAALLAKSSAPTEAREAIDYVGFEIGEEYIVGYGLDHAERYRELPDLWVMRLPE; from the coding sequence GCGCCCAGCGCCCGGCATCGGTGCGCACCGCGGCGCTGCTGGCCAAAAGCAGCGCCCCCACCGAAGCACGCGAGGCCATCGACTACGTGGGCTTTGAAATCGGCGAGGAATACATCGTCGGCTACGGCCTCGATCACGCCGAGCGCTACCGCGAGCTGCCGGATCTGTGGGTGATGCGGCTGCCGGAATAA
- a CDS encoding MFS transporter — translation MSDPAPNPQSPARYYYGWNMVALATATGLFSVGIVFYTHGVFRSYLIEDFGFTAGETFEVYALHIAVVALLSFAVTPRMIERIGAKRTILIGCFCLSLGLFLVGLSPNKLFYFVVFATLIAFGNNCMGMIATRTTLVFWFEARRAQALSFAAMGITAGGILHVPVTTWVIEHYGWRVTYQLLGLTVLTMAPIVALFWKNRPEDIGLEGEPAHWKTGFKSAPSENAPAMNSKQILSNGVFLLVALSLGTSSACWSVILQSLVSDFREQGFSPHEAAGMFSVLTTVILIGKPLYGPVGDKIDRKWAILWTLLMQFAALGLFLLSRFYRPFAFEFFGTPSDAALLSAMVLFGIGVGGCQPLYSAYMADLFGKHTFVRAAGISVPLVIGCQLVGYLINGIVVDATQTLLWMWYVMSGFYVVSLVLLMLVPRAGELAERSPSLYEGSLVPSAIDSELIQDSSSHAADRHEP, via the coding sequence ATGTCGGACCCTGCTCCAAATCCCCAGAGCCCCGCCCGCTATTACTATGGCTGGAACATGGTCGCCCTGGCGACTGCGACCGGGCTCTTTTCGGTCGGCATCGTCTTCTATACCCACGGCGTTTTTCGCAGTTACCTGATCGAGGACTTTGGCTTTACCGCCGGCGAGACCTTCGAGGTCTACGCCCTGCACATTGCCGTGGTCGCCCTGCTCTCTTTCGCGGTGACCCCGCGCATGATCGAGCGCATCGGGGCCAAGCGCACCATTCTGATCGGGTGCTTTTGCCTCAGCCTGGGACTCTTTCTCGTCGGACTCTCACCCAACAAGCTCTTCTACTTCGTGGTGTTCGCCACGCTCATTGCCTTCGGCAACAATTGCATGGGCATGATCGCCACGCGCACCACGCTCGTCTTCTGGTTCGAGGCCCGGCGCGCGCAGGCGCTCTCGTTCGCCGCCATGGGCATCACCGCCGGCGGCATTCTGCACGTGCCGGTCACCACGTGGGTGATCGAGCACTACGGCTGGCGTGTAACCTATCAGCTACTCGGCCTTACGGTGCTCACCATGGCGCCCATCGTCGCGCTGTTCTGGAAGAACCGTCCCGAAGACATCGGTCTCGAAGGCGAGCCCGCCCACTGGAAGACAGGCTTCAAGAGCGCGCCGAGCGAAAACGCGCCCGCCATGAACAGCAAGCAGATCCTCTCCAATGGCGTATTTCTGCTCGTGGCGCTCTCGCTGGGAACGTCCTCGGCCTGCTGGAGCGTGATCCTGCAGTCGCTGGTCAGTGATTTTCGCGAACAGGGGTTCTCCCCGCATGAAGCGGCGGGCATGTTTTCGGTTCTCACGACCGTCATCCTCATCGGCAAGCCGCTCTACGGCCCGGTCGGTGACAAAATCGATCGCAAGTGGGCGATTCTCTGGACGCTGCTCATGCAGTTTGCGGCACTGGGCCTCTTTCTGCTCTCGCGTTTCTACCGCCCCTTTGCCTTCGAATTCTTCGGCACGCCGAGCGACGCGGCGCTGCTGAGCGCCATGGTGCTCTTCGGCATCGGCGTGGGCGGTTGCCAGCCGCTCTACTCGGCCTACATGGCCGACCTGTTCGGAAAGCACACCTTTGTGCGCGCCGCCGGGATTTCGGTGCCGCTGGTGATCGGCTGCCAGCTCGTGGGCTATCTCATCAACGGCATCGTCGTCGATGCCACCCAGACGCTGCTCTGGATGTGGTACGTGATGAGCGGATTCTATGTGGTCTCACTGGTATTGTTGATGCTTGTCCCGCGCGCGGGCGAGCTGGCCGAGCGCTCGCCGAGTCTCTACGAGGGATCTCTGGTCCCCAGCGCCATCGACTCCGAGCTCATCCAGGATTCCAGCAGCCACGCCGCCGACCGGCACGAGCCCTGA
- the ptsP gene encoding phosphoenolpyruvate--protein phosphotransferase: MSIDHNDIAKKLAILEEIAALISRSHELQDTLDHVCRLVTRQMDCDVCSIYLLDETGENLVLTSTEGLDPASVGKVQMHVDEGITGLAVEEMKPVAVKNAAEHPRYKYFPETQEEQYISLLSSPILEQGRPLGVINVQTRDERQFSPEDLSVIGSIGTQVAVMVQNYRLLQAVNEHKLPLGPPSRATERQRGGEEGRHSVVRGIAASPGIAMGTAVVVEEGDLMQLFGVKEFVEDTDAELYALDQAISRVRDEIKDAELRIAERLSDEEAKIFSTHLMILEDEGFLGKIREAIRVQKHSGLYAVRNVVAHYVQLFEQIDDPYIADKIADIEDVGKRMLNSLSRKSPDHKRKKGERGILVATRVMPSDAIEMEARGLVGMVSGEGGADSHASILARSFGIPGVVGLENQLRMIRDGDFLIVDGASGNVYVNPDKEVLKEFKRARRDYRSAREEIEGSTKAEAATTDGRRIRLMANVSIIADAKTARTYRADGVGLYRTEFLYITRPTFPTEEEQYKVYSQVIKNGPDDLIVFRTLDAGGDKYMPQLKGPIESNPVLGWRSIRVSLDLVHVFKTQLRAILRASTLGKAAIMFPMITNLSELDRARELVEETKAELKREGQDFDPDIEIGMMVEVPAAALLADKFAKKVDFFSVGTNDLTQYTLAVDRNNQRVAGLFDPLHPAVLQLINLTSKAARKAKIRVNLCGELGGYPEAIPLLVGMGFDGISVSPTSLPLVRYVIQALSAKDCEQVAKKALRFGTRDEVTIYLRGVLAGLDLPELDRLR; encoded by the coding sequence ATGAGCATCGACCACAACGACATTGCCAAGAAACTGGCGATTCTAGAAGAAATCGCCGCGTTGATCTCGCGCTCGCACGAGCTGCAGGACACGCTCGATCACGTCTGCCGTCTGGTAACTCGCCAGATGGACTGCGATGTGTGTTCGATCTACCTGCTCGACGAAACCGGCGAGAACCTGGTGCTCACCTCCACCGAGGGACTCGACCCGGCATCGGTCGGCAAGGTGCAGATGCACGTCGATGAAGGCATCACCGGCCTCGCGGTCGAAGAAATGAAGCCCGTCGCCGTCAAGAACGCCGCCGAACACCCACGCTACAAGTATTTTCCCGAGACCCAGGAAGAGCAGTACATCTCGCTGCTCTCCTCTCCGATTCTCGAGCAGGGCCGCCCGCTTGGTGTCATCAACGTCCAGACCCGCGACGAGCGCCAGTTCTCCCCCGAGGACCTCTCGGTCATCGGCAGCATCGGCACGCAGGTTGCCGTCATGGTGCAGAACTACCGCCTGCTGCAGGCGGTGAACGAGCACAAGCTGCCGCTGGGGCCGCCCTCGCGTGCGACCGAGCGCCAGCGCGGCGGTGAGGAAGGCCGGCACAGCGTGGTGCGTGGCATCGCCGCCTCGCCGGGCATCGCCATGGGAACCGCCGTCGTCGTCGAAGAAGGCGACCTGATGCAGCTCTTCGGCGTCAAGGAATTCGTCGAAGACACCGATGCGGAGCTCTACGCGCTCGACCAGGCGATCTCGCGCGTGCGCGACGAGATCAAGGACGCCGAGCTGCGCATCGCCGAGCGTCTCTCGGACGAAGAAGCCAAGATCTTCTCGACGCATCTCATGATTCTCGAGGACGAGGGCTTTCTCGGAAAGATCCGCGAAGCCATTCGCGTGCAGAAGCACAGCGGCCTCTATGCGGTGCGCAACGTGGTCGCGCACTACGTGCAGCTCTTCGAGCAGATCGACGATCCCTACATTGCCGACAAGATCGCGGACATCGAGGACGTGGGCAAGCGCATGCTCAACTCCCTGTCCCGGAAGTCGCCCGACCACAAGCGCAAGAAGGGCGAGCGCGGAATTCTCGTTGCAACGCGGGTGATGCCCTCGGACGCGATCGAGATGGAAGCGCGCGGCCTGGTGGGCATGGTCTCGGGCGAGGGCGGTGCCGACTCCCACGCGTCGATTCTCGCGCGCAGCTTCGGCATTCCCGGCGTGGTGGGTCTGGAAAATCAGCTCCGCATGATCCGCGACGGGGACTTCCTGATCGTCGACGGTGCATCGGGCAATGTCTACGTCAATCCTGACAAGGAAGTACTCAAGGAATTCAAGCGCGCGCGCCGCGACTACCGCTCCGCCCGCGAGGAGATCGAGGGCTCCACGAAGGCCGAGGCTGCCACGACCGACGGTCGGCGGATTCGCCTCATGGCCAACGTGAGCATCATCGCCGACGCGAAGACCGCGCGCACCTACCGCGCCGACGGCGTGGGGCTCTATCGTACGGAGTTTCTCTACATCACGCGGCCCACGTTCCCGACCGAAGAAGAGCAGTACAAGGTCTATTCGCAGGTCATCAAGAACGGCCCCGACGATCTGATCGTCTTCCGAACCCTGGATGCCGGCGGCGACAAATACATGCCGCAGCTCAAGGGCCCCATTGAGAGCAATCCGGTGCTCGGTTGGCGCTCCATTCGCGTCTCGCTCGATCTGGTTCACGTTTTCAAGACGCAGCTTCGCGCCATTTTGCGCGCCAGCACGCTGGGCAAGGCTGCGATCATGTTCCCCATGATTACCAATCTCAGCGAACTCGATCGCGCCCGCGAGCTTGTCGAGGAAACCAAGGCCGAGCTCAAGCGCGAAGGCCAGGACTTCGATCCCGACATTGAGATCGGAATGATGGTCGAGGTGCCGGCGGCCGCGCTGCTGGCCGATAAGTTTGCCAAGAAGGTCGACTTTTTCAGCGTGGGAACGAACGACCTGACCCAGTACACGCTGGCCGTCGATCGCAACAACCAGCGTGTGGCCGGCCTGTTCGACCCGCTCCACCCGGCGGTGTTGCAGCTGATCAACCTGACGAGCAAAGCGGCCAGGAAAGCGAAGATTCGCGTGAACCTCTGCGGCGAGCTTGGCGGTTATCCGGAGGCGATCCCGCTGCTGGTCGGCATGGGCTTCGACGGCATCTCGGTCTCTCCCACTTCGCTGCCGCTGGTTCGCTACGTGATTCAGGCGCTCTCGGCCAAGGACTGCGAGCAGGTGGCAAAGAAAGCCCTGCGCTTTGGCACCCGCGATGAAGTGACGATCTATCTGCGCGGCGTGCTGGCCGGGCTCGACCTGCCCGAGCTGGACCGGCTGCGGTAA
- a CDS encoding ricin-type beta-trefoil lectin domain protein: MKFSIGILAALMLSLSAGTALAGGSTPPPPPPSTPSADVAWAKTALALQRQIDVRTPFKDATFLGTHNSYNSQAYQTIFSYLDPNQSNSLSTQLFDSGARFIELDVHNAYNDLLLCHGQDNHVGCSAFDRPFWKGLEELRKFLTRYPEEVVLLYIEDHMDGKYNDALSDILSQLGSHIYTPAGNCTNIATNLTKADVLAAGKQVLLLDPGCDGNSAWDSIVFSGIGSGGFPTEQVEDLNGFPACNGGANYENMVRFYEDRTNLSSLFSDPGDPLTTSNIDDVLKCGGNIVGFDMLGKDDARMTAAIWSWAPGEPNNYNSNEDCGESRGDGRFNDVNCANTRQYACRKPGTKQWYVTNGAGPWITGELYCSAETGGQFLFDVPTSASDNEALKSAKAARGAGTVWLNYQDADTEGTWLVGHEGKAAKSAQTIFQNKGSKCMDDSSARAAAGANVHLWDCHGKANQFWLLDSDGLIHSGVNYNRCLEAAGWGTANGTNIQLGNCHGGDNQVWIYDGQTLASALAPGKVIDVSGNGSSNGTNIQLWSANGSQAQRWTAAKFLSIKSVGKCLDVSGYNTGNGTNIHASTCHGGDNQKWWHDERGLLRSLMHPGKCLDVEGKSTSNGANIHLWDCHGGDNQVWIYDGTFLRSKMNQSKVVDVSGDDNVHLWGYHGGANQQMKFE, from the coding sequence ATGAAGTTTTCGATTGGAATCCTGGCAGCTCTGATGCTGTCGCTCTCCGCAGGCACGGCACTGGCCGGCGGATCGACGCCGCCGCCTCCGCCGCCGTCCACCCCTTCGGCCGACGTGGCCTGGGCAAAGACCGCCCTGGCACTACAGCGTCAGATTGATGTGCGCACTCCCTTCAAGGACGCGACCTTCCTGGGCACGCACAACAGCTACAACTCGCAGGCCTACCAGACGATCTTCAGCTACCTCGATCCCAACCAGAGCAACTCGCTCTCGACGCAGCTCTTCGACTCGGGCGCGCGCTTTATCGAGCTCGACGTGCACAACGCCTACAACGACCTGCTGCTCTGCCACGGGCAGGACAACCACGTGGGGTGCAGCGCCTTCGACCGCCCCTTCTGGAAGGGCCTCGAAGAGCTGCGCAAGTTCCTCACCCGCTACCCCGAAGAAGTGGTGCTCCTCTACATCGAGGATCACATGGACGGGAAGTACAACGACGCTTTGAGCGACATTCTCAGCCAGCTCGGCAGCCACATCTACACGCCGGCGGGCAACTGCACGAACATTGCCACCAACCTGACCAAGGCCGACGTGCTGGCCGCGGGCAAGCAGGTGCTGCTGCTCGATCCGGGTTGCGACGGGAACAGCGCGTGGGACTCCATCGTCTTCTCGGGCATCGGCAGCGGCGGCTTTCCCACCGAGCAGGTGGAGGACCTGAACGGCTTTCCCGCCTGCAACGGCGGCGCCAACTATGAGAACATGGTGCGCTTCTACGAGGACCGCACCAACCTCTCCTCGCTGTTTTCCGATCCGGGCGATCCGCTGACCACTTCCAACATCGATGACGTTCTCAAGTGCGGCGGCAACATCGTGGGCTTCGACATGCTGGGCAAGGACGACGCCCGCATGACGGCGGCAATCTGGAGCTGGGCCCCCGGAGAGCCCAATAACTACAACAGCAACGAAGACTGCGGCGAATCTCGCGGCGACGGGCGCTTCAATGACGTCAACTGCGCCAACACCCGCCAGTACGCCTGCCGCAAGCCCGGCACCAAACAGTGGTACGTCACCAACGGCGCGGGCCCCTGGATCACGGGCGAGCTCTACTGCAGCGCCGAGACCGGCGGTCAGTTCCTTTTTGACGTGCCCACCAGCGCTTCCGACAACGAGGCGCTCAAGAGCGCCAAGGCCGCGCGCGGCGCGGGCACGGTGTGGCTCAACTACCAGGACGCCGACACCGAGGGCACCTGGCTCGTCGGGCACGAGGGCAAGGCCGCCAAGAGCGCGCAGACCATTTTCCAGAACAAGGGCAGCAAGTGCATGGACGATTCCTCGGCGCGCGCCGCCGCGGGCGCGAACGTCCACCTCTGGGATTGCCACGGCAAGGCCAACCAGTTCTGGCTCCTCGACTCCGACGGGCTCATCCACAGCGGCGTGAATTACAACCGCTGCCTCGAAGCCGCCGGCTGGGGCACGGCAAACGGCACGAACATCCAGCTCGGCAACTGCCACGGCGGCGACAACCAGGTCTGGATCTACGACGGCCAGACGCTCGCGAGCGCGCTCGCTCCGGGCAAGGTCATCGACGTCTCGGGCAACGGCAGTTCCAACGGCACGAACATCCAGCTCTGGAGCGCCAATGGCAGCCAGGCCCAGCGCTGGACCGCTGCCAAGTTCCTCTCCATCAAGTCGGTGGGCAAGTGCCTGGACGTGAGCGGCTACAACACCGGCAACGGCACGAACATTCATGCCAGCACCTGCCACGGCGGCGACAACCAGAAGTGGTGGCACGACGAGCGCGGCCTGCTGCGCAGCCTGATGCATCCGGGCAAGTGCCTGGACGTCGAGGGCAAGAGCACTTCGAACGGCGCCAACATCCACCTGTGGGACTGTCATGGCGGCGACAACCAGGTGTGGATCTACGACGGCACCTTCCTGCGCTCGAAAATGAACCAGTCGAAGGTCGTCGATGTCTCGGGCGACGACAACGTGCATTTGTGGGGTTACCACGGGGGGGCCAACCAGCAAATGAAATTCGAGTAG